A genomic window from Fusarium verticillioides 7600 chromosome 5, whole genome shotgun sequence includes:
- a CDS encoding hypothetical protein (At least one base has a quality score < 10), producing the protein MPPAVHQVPFADPPWLRGAPSPYFNASHRRFQAACRAFVDENLNKNALDWETAEEVPSDLFEVFAKGNFILPSLPAPLPVEWLRKLGITHMPGQVPVEEWDTLHTMIYADEMSRSGLAGPPGSITTGVAFGIPPLLHYAEPQLQERFLPDLLVGRKRICIAITEPDAGSDVANITTTAKLSGNEYIINGTKKWITNGMMADYASMAVRTGEENSGGKGISLILVPLKDHPGVTRRRLKVAGQIVAGTSFIELDDVRVPRENLIGRENEGMKYIMHNFNHERMFISVGVTRQARVALSSAFAYCLQRKAFNKTLIEQPVVRHRLAKCGAILESQWSWVESFAYQLSKMPKETADQELGGLTALCKANAGIVLDECARCAVLLFGGNGYTRTGKGEIAEKIYREVPGARIPGGSEDVLLDLAVRQWTKQFRAQLAKETTQAKI; encoded by the exons ATGCCCCCTGCCGTTCACCAAGTCCCCTTCGCCGACCCGCCCTGGCTCCGAGGCGCCCCTTCGCCGTACTTCAACGCGTCACATCGCAGATTCCAGGCTGCTTGTCGCGCAttcgttgatgagaacctTAACAAGAATGCCCTGGACTGGGAAACAGCAGAGGAGGTACCATCTGATTTATTCGAGGTCTTTGCAAAGGGTAACTTTATCCTGCCGTCTTTGCCAGCGCCTTTACCAGTAGAATGGCTTCGAAAGCTAGGCATAACTCACATGCCCGGCCAGGTCCCTGTTGAGGAATGGGACACTTTGCATACGATGATATATGCAGATGAG ATGAGCCGCTCCGGCCTTGCTGGACCACCGGGCTCCATCACCACTGGCGTTGCCTTTGGTATTCCTCCTCTGTTGCATTATGCAGAGCCTCAGCTACAGGAGAGATTTCTTCCTGACCTCCTAGTGGGGCGAAAGAGAATCTGCATTGCTATTACGGAACCAGA TGCTGGCTCTGATGtcgccaacatcaccaccacgGCTAAGCTGAGTGGCAACGAATATATCATTAACGGGACCAAAAAGTGGATTACCAACGGAATGATGGCAGACTATGCTAGCATGGCTGTCCGAACTGGTGAGGAAAACTCTGGAGGAAAAGGCATTTCTTTAATCTTAGTCCCACTCAAGGACCACCCTGGCGTGACAAGGAGACGACTCAAAGTTGCAGGGCAGATTGTGGCTGGAACTTCCTTTATCGAACTTGATGATGTGAGAGTCCCACGGGAAAACCTGATCGGGCGTGAGAACGAGGGCATGAAGTACATCATGCATAACTTTAACCACGAGCGCATGTTCATCTCTGTTGGTGTCACCCGCCAGGCTCGAGTTGCCCTGAGCAGTGCCTTCGCATATTGTCTTCAGCGCAAGGCATTCAACAAG ACTCTCATAGAACAACCCGTGGTACGTCACCGACTGGCTAAATGTGGTGCAATCCTGGAATCGCAATGGTCCTGGGTAGAATCATTCGCATACCAGCTCTCCAAGATGCCTAAGGAAAcagcagaccaagaactcGGTGGCCTTACCGCTCTATGCAAAGCCAACGCTGGCATTGTTCTTGACGAGTGTGCAAGATGCGCTGTTCTATTGTTCGGCGGCAACGGTTATACGCGTACGGGCAAGGGTGAGATTGCCGAGA AGATTTATCGAGAAGTTCCTGGAGCCAGGATTCCTGGAGGAAGCGAGGATGTGCTGTTGGACTTGGCGGTTAGGCAATGGACCAAGCAGTTCCGTGCACAACTGGCCAAAGAGACAACTCAAGCTAAGATTTAA